One segment of Desulfosudis oleivorans Hxd3 DNA contains the following:
- a CDS encoding HAMP domain-containing methyl-accepting chemotaxis protein produces MKNLSMAKKLWIAFGVMILIMAGIGYIGLLQLRLVNTAMEEHGRWSDYQIAMTEKVTHHVIKLQNKLQKYMTSAAYDDLDDLQKELEIATDSLKSWSQLVGGESALSETTREDMAFLEEMSLSVLRIGSAYTDLEETQRQLDALVAQMLAQLTQCMEEVVDPAKTAAIQARDLRSLIMWSDINMALNEELIANVLRLQTASHDFGFTRDRFTWQQVQRLQAAVSDGLSKWNERVAGKPDLEKVAAGVADYLATFSDLSLHYNDVLAQVAAHKTSAEEKFAQKIRDLEAISQTVVQPEKALRVQAAQQAYAKGRVFLLIGILIAVAVGTFFAGLTTRNITRPLQAVVDTLNTIAQGDLTATLDINQKDEVGMLARAMTNMAEKLKAVVIQVQGASAYMASGSEEMSSSSEELSQGSTEQASHLEEITSSMEQMSSNVSQNADNASETERIAAQAARDAEEGGRQVQDTVRAMKDIAGKTSIIEEIARQTNLLALNAAIEAARAGDAGRGFAVVAAEVRKLAERSGEAAKEIAGMSSGSVAVAESAGAMLEKMVPDIRRTAELVQEISAASREQNAGAAQINSAISQLDQVVQQNASSAEEVSSTAQALAGQAQQLQDIMVFFKVEAGQADHRQTDQDAHEPELLEHSDFPAPGTDSGQERLEDFTGQEPPRQQGTTDDMDHEFERF; encoded by the coding sequence ATGAAAAATCTTTCAATGGCGAAAAAATTGTGGATTGCCTTTGGTGTCATGATTCTTATCATGGCGGGGATCGGCTATATCGGCCTGCTGCAGCTTCGTCTGGTCAACACAGCCATGGAGGAGCACGGCCGGTGGAGCGATTACCAGATCGCCATGACCGAAAAGGTCACCCACCATGTGATCAAGTTGCAGAACAAGCTGCAGAAATACATGACATCCGCGGCATACGACGACCTGGACGATCTGCAGAAGGAGCTGGAGATCGCCACCGACAGTTTGAAGTCGTGGTCCCAGCTTGTCGGGGGCGAGTCGGCCCTCAGTGAAACAACCCGTGAAGATATGGCGTTTCTCGAGGAGATGTCGCTTTCGGTGTTGCGGATCGGCAGCGCTTATACAGACCTGGAGGAGACCCAGCGCCAGCTGGATGCCCTGGTTGCCCAGATGCTGGCCCAGTTGACCCAGTGCATGGAGGAGGTGGTGGACCCGGCCAAAACCGCCGCGATTCAGGCCCGGGACCTTCGGTCATTGATCATGTGGAGCGACATCAATATGGCGCTCAACGAGGAGCTGATTGCCAATGTGCTTCGTCTGCAGACCGCTTCCCATGATTTTGGTTTTACCCGGGACCGGTTCACCTGGCAGCAGGTGCAGCGGCTTCAGGCAGCCGTTTCCGACGGACTGTCGAAGTGGAACGAGCGCGTTGCCGGCAAACCGGACCTGGAAAAAGTGGCCGCCGGCGTGGCCGACTACCTGGCAACTTTTTCTGATCTGTCGCTTCACTACAATGATGTCCTTGCCCAGGTGGCGGCACACAAGACATCCGCCGAGGAGAAATTCGCCCAGAAGATCAGAGATCTTGAGGCTATTTCACAGACAGTGGTCCAGCCCGAAAAAGCGCTGCGCGTTCAGGCGGCCCAACAGGCCTATGCAAAGGGGCGGGTTTTTCTTCTGATCGGTATTCTGATCGCGGTTGCCGTCGGCACTTTTTTCGCCGGCCTGACCACCCGCAACATTACCCGGCCCTTGCAGGCGGTGGTGGATACATTAAACACCATCGCTCAGGGAGACCTGACCGCCACCCTGGATATCAATCAGAAGGACGAGGTCGGCATGCTGGCCCGGGCCATGACCAACATGGCGGAAAAGCTGAAGGCGGTGGTGATCCAGGTGCAGGGCGCTTCAGCGTACATGGCATCCGGCAGCGAGGAGATGAGTTCTTCTTCCGAGGAGCTTTCCCAGGGCTCCACCGAACAGGCCTCCCACCTGGAGGAGATCACCTCCAGCATGGAACAGATGAGTTCCAACGTCAGCCAGAACGCGGACAACGCTTCAGAAACCGAGCGGATCGCGGCCCAGGCGGCCCGGGACGCGGAAGAGGGCGGGCGCCAGGTGCAGGACACGGTGCGGGCCATGAAGGATATTGCCGGCAAGACCTCTATCATTGAGGAGATCGCCCGGCAGACCAACCTGCTGGCCTTAAACGCGGCCATTGAAGCGGCCCGGGCCGGCGACGCGGGCCGGGGCTTTGCCGTGGTGGCCGCCGAAGTGCGGAAGCTGGCCGAGCGCAGTGGCGAGGCGGCCAAGGAGATCGCCGGCATGTCCTCCGGCAGCGTGGCCGTGGCGGAGTCGGCCGGCGCCATGCTGGAAAAGATGGTGCCTGATATTCGCCGGACCGCTGAGCTGGTGCAGGAGATCAGCGCGGCCTCCCGTGAGCAGAACGCGGGCGCGGCCCAGATCAACTCCGCCATCTCCCAGCTGGACCAGGTGGTGCAGCAGAACGCCTCCTCGGCCGAGGAGGTATCTTCAACAGCCCAGGCCCTTGCCGGCCAGGCCCAGCAGCTGCAGGACATCATGGTGTTTTTTAAGGTGGAGGCCGGGCAGGCGGACCACCGGCAGACGGACCAGGACGCCCATGAGCCGGAACTCCTGGAACACAGCGACTTTCCGGCTCCTGGCACGGATTCCGGGCAGGAACGTCTTGAAGATTTTACTGGTCAGGAACCGCCCCGGCAGCAGGGGACAACAGATGACATGGACCATGAGTTTGAACGGTTCTGA
- a CDS encoding CheR family methyltransferase yields MTAAEFAAIGGFIQAEFGIKMPPAKKIMLQSRLLKRLRAMNMNSYRQYREYLFSPEGMAHELPLMIDAVTTNKTDFFRERAHFDLLYETLLPAWFARNGGRRKFAVWSAGCSTGEEPYSVAMVLNEFARTQPGFDFEVTGTDLSREVVEKARQAIYAEAKAQAVPADFKRRYFMRSRNRDKKQMRVVPELRRKVAFGCLNLMKPFSCPGKNDVVFCRNVVIYFERPLQEALFRRCCECILPGGYLFIGHSETLGGMDLPLRQVFPTVYQRL; encoded by the coding sequence ATGACCGCCGCTGAATTTGCGGCCATCGGCGGGTTCATTCAGGCGGAGTTCGGCATCAAGATGCCGCCGGCCAAGAAGATCATGCTCCAATCGCGCCTGCTCAAGCGGCTGCGGGCCATGAACATGAACAGCTACCGGCAGTACCGGGAATACCTGTTTTCACCCGAGGGGATGGCCCATGAGCTGCCCCTGATGATCGACGCGGTGACCACCAATAAAACCGATTTTTTTCGTGAGCGGGCCCATTTTGATCTGCTTTACGAAACGCTTTTGCCGGCCTGGTTTGCCCGGAACGGCGGCAGACGGAAGTTTGCGGTCTGGAGCGCCGGGTGCTCTACCGGGGAGGAGCCCTACAGCGTCGCCATGGTCCTGAATGAATTCGCCCGGACTCAGCCGGGGTTTGATTTTGAGGTCACCGGCACCGACCTTTCCCGGGAGGTGGTGGAAAAAGCCCGTCAGGCCATCTACGCGGAGGCAAAAGCCCAGGCTGTACCCGCCGATTTTAAGCGCCGCTATTTCATGCGCAGCAGGAACCGGGACAAAAAGCAGATGCGCGTGGTACCGGAATTGAGAAGAAAGGTGGCCTTCGGCTGCCTGAACCTGATGAAGCCCTTTTCCTGCCCCGGAAAAAACGACGTGGTCTTCTGCCGCAACGTGGTGATCTATTTCGAGCGCCCGTTGCAGGAGGCCCTGTTTCGCCGGTGCTGTGAATGCATTTTACCCGGTGGATACCTGTTCATCGGTCATTCGGAAACCCTGGGCGGCATGGATCTGCCGCTGAGACAGGTGTTTCCCACCGTATACCAGCGGTTGTAG
- a CDS encoding chemotaxis protein CheA, translated as MTTESRVRQAFIEEAREELLPELESALLELGHAPEDMELINRAFRALHTLKGSGAMFGFDRISELAHELETIFDNVRNGSFAVDNRLVELTLAAKDRFQMLVDDPGLDGPEVVADLLVAFRQITAETMTGEDAAAGGPEAPEGTPDISAWSLYHIRFKPRPGIFATGTNPLFLLDELHEMGAARVVAHVESVPVLDAMDPECCYTWWDILLATDQGQNAIQDVFIFVEDECDLAIGLLTDVLQPGREAPVFDRLAPVLLKDASIDIEGLRRMVSAEVVAGDRETDSASTAVKTGPGAVPSAEAGVSAPAAPAKTISSMRVQARKLDQLVNLVGELVIAQTRLSRLVDQHEDAALSEIAEVIERLSNDLRDTTLDIRMLPIGSSFGKFKRVVWDFSAQKGKEVDLVTEGAATELDKTVIERLDDPLVHLLRNSIDHGIETPEERERAGKPRHGRIVFSAEHAGGNVIITIADDGRGIDPEAVRAKAVERGLLASGAAPSEKEVLNFIFEPGFSTAGQISDMSGRGVGMDVVRQNITALRGKVSVSSIKGQGTTVRMTIPLTLAIIDGLEIRIDREHFIVPLAVVSECLEHHRRREGFISLRDQLVPFLRLREWFGIEGSPPQHEQVVVASLEKRMVGLVVDEIIGLQQAVIKNLGRAYKEIQGVSGATIQGDGGIALILDVEPLIQKAEQQGTER; from the coding sequence ATGACAACTGAATCCAGGGTTCGACAGGCATTTATCGAAGAGGCCAGAGAGGAACTGCTGCCGGAGCTGGAAAGCGCCCTTCTTGAACTGGGCCATGCCCCGGAGGACATGGAACTGATCAACCGGGCCTTTCGCGCCCTGCATACGCTCAAGGGGTCGGGCGCCATGTTCGGCTTTGACCGGATTTCGGAACTGGCCCACGAACTGGAGACCATTTTTGACAATGTTCGAAACGGCTCCTTTGCGGTTGACAACCGGCTGGTGGAGCTGACCCTGGCGGCCAAGGACCGGTTCCAGATGCTGGTGGATGACCCCGGACTGGATGGTCCTGAGGTGGTTGCCGATCTGCTGGTCGCCTTTCGGCAGATCACGGCGGAGACCATGACCGGCGAAGACGCGGCTGCCGGTGGCCCAGAGGCGCCGGAGGGCACTCCCGATATTTCGGCCTGGTCCCTTTACCATATCCGTTTCAAACCCCGGCCCGGTATTTTTGCCACCGGGACCAACCCCCTGTTTCTCCTGGATGAGCTGCATGAAATGGGCGCGGCCCGTGTGGTGGCCCACGTGGAAAGCGTGCCGGTGCTGGATGCCATGGATCCGGAATGCTGCTACACCTGGTGGGATATCCTGCTGGCCACCGACCAGGGGCAGAACGCCATTCAGGATGTTTTTATTTTCGTGGAGGACGAGTGTGATCTTGCCATCGGCCTGTTGACCGATGTGTTGCAACCGGGCCGGGAGGCTCCTGTTTTTGACCGACTGGCGCCCGTGCTGCTGAAAGACGCCTCCATCGACATCGAAGGGCTGCGGCGCATGGTTTCCGCGGAGGTGGTGGCGGGCGACCGGGAGACGGATTCTGCTTCAACGGCCGTCAAAACCGGTCCCGGCGCTGTGCCGTCCGCCGAGGCCGGTGTTTCAGCGCCCGCTGCTCCGGCAAAGACCATATCCAGCATGCGGGTCCAGGCCAGAAAGCTGGATCAGCTGGTCAACCTGGTGGGAGAGCTGGTGATCGCCCAGACCCGCCTTTCCCGGCTGGTCGATCAGCACGAGGATGCCGCCCTGAGTGAGATCGCCGAGGTTATTGAGCGGCTGAGCAATGACCTGAGGGACACCACCCTGGATATTCGTATGCTGCCCATCGGGTCGAGTTTCGGCAAGTTTAAGCGGGTGGTGTGGGATTTTTCCGCGCAGAAGGGCAAGGAGGTGGACCTGGTCACCGAGGGAGCGGCCACTGAGCTGGACAAGACGGTTATCGAGCGGCTGGACGATCCCCTGGTACACCTGTTGCGGAACAGCATTGATCACGGCATCGAGACCCCGGAAGAACGGGAGCGGGCCGGTAAGCCGCGCCATGGCAGGATCGTTTTTTCAGCCGAGCATGCCGGCGGCAACGTGATCATCACCATTGCCGATGACGGCCGGGGCATCGACCCGGAAGCGGTCCGGGCCAAGGCCGTTGAAAGGGGGCTGCTGGCATCCGGGGCCGCGCCTTCGGAAAAGGAAGTGCTCAATTTTATCTTTGAACCCGGTTTTTCCACGGCCGGCCAAATCAGTGACATGTCGGGGCGGGGCGTGGGTATGGACGTGGTTCGGCAGAACATCACGGCCCTGCGGGGCAAGGTGTCTGTATCCAGCATAAAGGGCCAGGGAACCACCGTTCGCATGACCATTCCGTTGACCCTGGCCATCATTGACGGCCTTGAGATCCGCATCGACCGGGAACATTTTATCGTGCCTCTGGCCGTGGTCAGTGAGTGCCTGGAGCATCACCGCCGCAGGGAAGGGTTTATCAGCCTGCGGGATCAGCTGGTGCCCTTTCTTCGGCTTAGGGAATGGTTTGGCATTGAGGGCTCCCCGCCGCAACACGAGCAGGTTGTGGTGGCCTCCCTGGAAAAGCGGATGGTGGGGCTGGTGGTGGATGAGATCATCGGCCTGCAGCAGGCGGTTATCAAAAACCTGGGCCGGGCCTATAAAGAGATACAGGGGGTTTCCGGCGCTACCATTCAGGGTGATGGGGGTATCGCCCTGATCCTGGACGTGGAGCCGCTGATTCAAAAGGCGGAGCAACAGGGGACGGAACGATGA
- a CDS encoding chemotaxis protein CheD, with product MKGQLDTRCLPDSDPDWPGVYLKQGEWFVSDGSPAQVRTVLGSCVTVTMYCPRLNIGGITHSLLPFPLPGTPDTANLVGRYVNSSVRHIFGKMSARGVVPRTMEVKIFGGSQMFLPVPGKHENKTLNIGRRNVETALQVIGELGLTVTATDVGGTLGRKVLFFPHRGDVWIKKIQRTLVGKEGKDG from the coding sequence ATGAAGGGGCAACTCGATACCCGGTGTCTGCCGGACAGTGATCCGGATTGGCCCGGCGTCTACCTGAAGCAGGGAGAATGGTTCGTCTCCGACGGCAGCCCGGCCCAGGTGCGGACCGTGCTGGGCTCCTGCGTCACGGTGACGATGTATTGCCCCCGGCTGAACATCGGGGGCATCACCCATTCCCTGTTGCCGTTTCCGTTGCCCGGTACCCCTGATACGGCCAACCTGGTGGGTCGCTATGTCAATTCCAGCGTTCGGCACATATTCGGCAAAATGTCGGCCAGGGGCGTGGTTCCCCGCACCATGGAGGTCAAGATTTTCGGCGGCAGCCAGATGTTTCTGCCGGTGCCGGGCAAACACGAAAACAAGACCCTGAATATCGGCCGCCGCAACGTGGAGACCGCCCTTCAGGTGATCGGCGAGCTGGGGCTTACCGTTACGGCTACCGACGTGGGCGGCACCCTGGGACGGAAAGTGCTTTTTTTCCCTCACCGGGGGGATGTCTGGATCAAGAAGATTCAACGAACGCTTGTGGGTAAAGAGGGCAAGGATGGCTAA
- a CDS encoding sigma-54-dependent transcriptional regulator produces MPHILIVDDEPMVAMLLSETVSQEGWLPVCVHTLADAREIIGAQSFDVVLLDIQLPDGSGLDALSFFVGVTAAPEVLIMTGYGHPDAAGLALEHGAWDYVEKPINIKKIILSIRRALEFRQAKMAGKKRHILKRNGIVGASQAIGECLEQMAEAADGDHSVLLSGETGTGKELFARAIHLNSQRAESNFVVVDCTALSETLIESSLFGHVKGAFTDAGRDRDGLIKLAHRGTLFLDEIGELPLEIQKKFLRVLEEKKFRPVGSTTEVKSDFRLISATNRNLDEMVTSGDFRNDLLYRVKAQKIVLPPLRNRREDIPELVSHYLSRICRRMDIEPKTVHPEFLQCLCDYEWPGNVRELVNVLDQVVCSTRAIPALFHKHLPLEIRSAVIRRQAGVAGASAPSSSEPGAELFTALKDQKMLTWQDFRKQVLETVEKTYFERLLATTDGDIGQMVKIADMSKSRIYGLISKHDLTVKK; encoded by the coding sequence ATGCCACACATACTGATCGTTGATGATGAGCCGATGGTGGCCATGCTGCTGTCTGAGACCGTGTCCCAGGAGGGGTGGCTTCCGGTGTGCGTACATACTCTGGCCGACGCACGGGAAATCATCGGCGCCCAGTCCTTTGACGTGGTGTTGCTGGATATTCAGCTGCCTGACGGCAGCGGCTTGGACGCGCTCTCCTTTTTTGTCGGCGTGACAGCCGCCCCCGAGGTGCTCATCATGACCGGCTACGGCCACCCGGATGCAGCCGGACTGGCCCTGGAGCACGGGGCATGGGACTATGTGGAAAAGCCGATCAACATCAAAAAGATCATTCTTTCCATTCGCCGGGCCCTGGAGTTCCGCCAGGCCAAGATGGCCGGTAAAAAGCGTCATATTCTCAAGCGAAACGGAATCGTGGGGGCCAGCCAGGCCATTGGCGAGTGCCTGGAACAGATGGCCGAGGCGGCGGACGGGGACCACAGCGTCCTTTTGTCCGGTGAAACCGGCACCGGCAAGGAGCTGTTTGCCAGGGCTATCCATCTGAACAGCCAGCGGGCGGAATCCAATTTTGTGGTGGTGGACTGCACGGCCTTAAGCGAGACCCTGATCGAGAGCAGCCTTTTTGGTCATGTGAAGGGCGCTTTTACCGATGCGGGCCGGGACCGGGACGGGCTGATCAAGCTGGCCCACCGGGGCACCCTGTTTCTGGACGAGATCGGCGAGCTGCCCCTGGAAATACAGAAAAAATTTCTGCGGGTGCTGGAGGAAAAAAAGTTTCGGCCCGTGGGCAGCACCACGGAGGTGAAAAGCGATTTCCGCCTGATTTCCGCCACCAACCGGAACCTGGACGAAATGGTAACAAGCGGCGATTTCCGCAACGACCTGCTCTACCGTGTAAAGGCACAGAAGATCGTGCTGCCACCGCTGCGCAACCGGCGAGAGGACATTCCCGAGCTGGTCTCTCATTATCTCTCCCGAATATGCCGGCGTATGGACATTGAGCCCAAGACGGTGCATCCGGAATTTCTGCAGTGCCTTTGTGACTATGAGTGGCCCGGTAACGTCCGGGAACTGGTGAATGTCCTTGACCAGGTGGTCTGTTCGACCCGCGCCATCCCGGCTTTGTTCCATAAACACCTCCCTCTGGAGATTCGTTCCGCGGTTATTCGTCGGCAGGCGGGGGTGGCCGGCGCATCGGCACCATCGTCATCGGAACCGGGTGCTGAACTTTTTACGGCTCTGAAGGACCAGAAGATGCTCACCTGGCAGGATTTCAGAAAGCAGGTGCTGGAAACGGTTGAAAAGACCTATTTTGAAAGGCTTCTGGCCACCACCGACGGCGACATCGGCCAAATGGTCAAGATCGCCGACATGAGCAAGTCCCGAATTTACGGCCTGATCAGCAAACACGATCTGACCGTGAAAAAATAA
- a CDS encoding response regulator, which produces MHKILIVDDSASIREAFTGILSPLAHCRTAANGQEAVDMIKQNTSREDRFDLVLMDIIMPEKDGLTAVKEIREFEKQAGWTGENATTIIIVTTINNPSRILVAQYECGADAYITKPFTEQTVLQALSNNGVSLGAEAENATETQNRWDQFI; this is translated from the coding sequence ATGCATAAAATACTGATTGTTGATGACAGCGCGTCCATTCGCGAGGCCTTTACCGGTATTCTGTCTCCCCTGGCCCACTGCCGGACGGCGGCCAACGGGCAGGAGGCCGTGGACATGATAAAACAGAACACGAGCCGGGAGGACCGGTTCGACCTGGTGCTCATGGATATCATCATGCCGGAAAAGGACGGCCTGACAGCGGTCAAGGAAATCCGGGAATTCGAGAAGCAGGCCGGATGGACGGGAGAAAATGCCACCACCATTATTATCGTGACCACCATCAACAACCCGTCCCGCATTCTGGTGGCCCAGTACGAATGCGGCGCCGACGCTTATATCACCAAACCGTTTACCGAGCAGACCGTGCTCCAGGCCTTAAGTAACAACGGGGTGAGCCTGGGTGCTGAAGCGGAGAATGCAACAGAAACCCAAAACCGGTGGGACCAGTTTATATGA
- a CDS encoding STAS domain-containing protein gives MGKIVLHGDCLVNRAEELHQLFCHLLKQSDDQVAVDMSAVGRCDVSFFQVICSAARSFAQRDKHLALDAPPPAAFSRQLEKSGMASACRKCDCGSCLFKASSDAMQAGDVG, from the coding sequence ATGGGAAAGATCGTGCTGCACGGGGATTGTCTGGTCAATCGCGCCGAAGAGTTGCATCAGCTGTTTTGTCACCTGCTCAAACAGTCTGATGACCAGGTGGCGGTGGACATGTCAGCCGTGGGCCGGTGCGACGTTTCGTTTTTCCAGGTTATCTGTTCGGCTGCCCGGAGCTTTGCGCAGCGCGACAAACATCTTGCACTCGACGCGCCACCCCCGGCGGCCTTTTCGCGACAGTTGGAAAAGAGCGGCATGGCGTCTGCCTGTCGAAAATGCGACTGCGGGTCCTGCCTCTTCAAGGCGTCATCAGACGCAATGCAGGCCGGGGATGTGGGGTAA
- a CDS encoding methyl-accepting chemotaxis protein — translation MDRNSKTLLDRFVFNSLMINEGLAYFFLVPIVVFHLWSNMAINDEQMKILVFSIPAGILFSMIPTVFFNYTMLGPPAKYFEKYLSGRAVSDEEYKAVLRHVLMLPYKKLFNGAFNWATGLAIVFIPLFMYAEVTGVQTINIIFLFFIAVSLGSVIYFLAMELHVQRYINAGAFPRWITLDALPRLSTAFKMAVAFFLSAAVPFLLLLSYFLVYLTSPEIETAALVTKMVIISVIGIALAFVLSALIIKSIVLKLTAVNHTAAAIEAGDLVTEPERTAIVDEFQDIIHAVIRMREHLGNVVVQVQATSDHVASGSEEMSSSSEELSQGSTEQASHLEEITSSMEQMSSNISQNADNASETERIAAQASRDAEEGGRQVQDTVRAMKDIAGKTSIIEEIARQTNLLALNAAIEAARAGDAGRGFAVVAAEVRKLAERSGEAAKEIAGLSSGSVAVAESAGAMLEKMVPDIRRTAELVQEISAASREQNAGAAQINSAISQLDHVVQQNAASAEGVSSTAQELAGQAQQLQDIMGFFRVGGGAVRRRKDDPRDRPGKGRGAGGPVLTRNKGVTSSRQRPALAMDGMDQADSAFE, via the coding sequence ATGGACAGAAACAGCAAAACGCTTCTTGATCGGTTTGTTTTCAATTCGTTGATGATCAACGAGGGCCTTGCTTATTTTTTTCTTGTGCCCATCGTCGTATTTCATCTGTGGTCCAACATGGCCATCAACGATGAACAGATGAAGATTCTTGTTTTCAGCATACCGGCAGGCATCCTGTTTTCAATGATTCCGACGGTGTTTTTCAACTACACCATGCTGGGCCCGCCGGCGAAATATTTTGAAAAATACCTGTCGGGTCGGGCGGTGAGTGATGAAGAATATAAGGCCGTGCTCAGGCACGTTCTGATGCTGCCCTACAAAAAACTGTTCAACGGGGCTTTCAACTGGGCCACCGGCCTGGCGATCGTGTTTATTCCTCTTTTCATGTATGCCGAAGTGACGGGAGTCCAGACTATTAATATTATTTTTCTGTTTTTTATCGCAGTCTCCCTGGGGTCGGTCATCTATTTTCTTGCCATGGAGCTCCATGTTCAGCGGTATATAAACGCCGGGGCCTTTCCCCGATGGATTACCCTTGACGCATTGCCCAGGTTGAGCACCGCTTTCAAAATGGCGGTGGCCTTCTTTCTTTCCGCAGCCGTCCCGTTTTTGCTGCTTTTATCCTATTTTTTGGTTTACCTGACGTCACCGGAGATTGAAACAGCGGCCCTTGTTACAAAAATGGTCATCATTTCGGTCATCGGTATCGCCCTTGCCTTTGTTCTTTCCGCCCTGATTATCAAAAGCATCGTTTTGAAGCTGACCGCCGTGAACCATACCGCCGCCGCTATCGAAGCGGGCGATCTGGTCACCGAACCGGAAAGGACCGCCATCGTGGACGAATTTCAGGACATCATTCATGCGGTGATCCGAATGAGAGAACATCTGGGGAATGTGGTGGTTCAGGTGCAGGCAACGTCGGATCATGTGGCCTCGGGCAGCGAGGAGATGAGTTCTTCTTCCGAGGAGCTTTCCCAGGGCTCCACCGAGCAGGCCTCCCACCTGGAGGAGATCACCTCCAGCATGGAACAGATGAGTTCCAATATCAGCCAGAACGCGGACAACGCTTCAGAAACCGAGCGGATCGCGGCCCAGGCGTCACGGGACGCGGAAGAGGGCGGGCGCCAGGTGCAGGACACGGTGCGGGCCATGAAGGATATTGCCGGCAAGACCTCTATCATTGAGGAGATCGCCCGGCAGACCAACCTGCTGGCCTTAAACGCGGCCATTGAGGCGGCCCGGGCCGGCGACGCGGGCCGGGGCTTTGCCGTGGTGGCCGCCGAAGTGCGGAAGCTGGCCGAGCGCAGCGGCGAGGCGGCCAAGGAGATCGCCGGGCTGTCATCCGGCAGCGTGGCCGTGGCGGAGTCGGCCGGCGCCATGCTGGAAAAGATGGTGCCTGATATTCGCCGGACCGCTGAGTTGGTACAGGAGATCAGCGCGGCCTCCCGTGAGCAGAACGCGGGCGCGGCCCAGATCAACTCCGCCATCTCCCAGCTGGACCATGTGGTGCAGCAGAATGCAGCTTCGGCCGAGGGTGTTTCTTCCACGGCCCAGGAGCTGGCCGGCCAGGCCCAGCAGCTGCAGGACATCATGGGGTTTTTCAGAGTGGGCGGTGGGGCCGTGCGCCGGAGAAAGGATGACCCGCGTGACCGGCCCGGCAAAGGTCGCGGCGCCGGGGGGCCGGTGCTGACAAGGAACAAAGGGGTGACGTCTTCCCGACAACGGCCGGCCCTGGCAATGGACGGAATGGACCAAGCGGATTCAGCGTTTGAATAG
- a CDS encoding chemotaxis protein CheW, with translation MDEKTRQNNTYLTFFLDEELYGLNIQMVREVLEFTAITRVPMTADFMRGVINVRGHVVPVIDLRKKFGLAEGERTAETCIIIVELEIDGEAATMGALVDGVKEVLDIPTEQIDAAPRLGSRLDTRFIAGIGKLADAFVILLNIDEIFSDRELSMIAGLRQQVEEQEE, from the coding sequence ATGGATGAGAAAACCAGGCAGAACAACACCTACCTGACCTTTTTTCTGGATGAAGAGCTGTACGGCCTGAATATTCAGATGGTGCGCGAGGTGCTGGAGTTTACCGCCATCACCCGCGTCCCCATGACCGCCGACTTCATGCGGGGTGTCATCAACGTCCGGGGCCACGTGGTGCCGGTGATCGACCTGCGCAAGAAGTTCGGTCTGGCCGAAGGCGAGCGGACAGCCGAGACCTGCATCATCATCGTGGAACTGGAGATTGACGGCGAGGCCGCCACCATGGGCGCCCTGGTAGACGGGGTCAAGGAGGTGCTGGATATTCCGACGGAACAGATTGATGCGGCCCCCCGCCTGGGCAGCCGACTGGACACCCGGTTTATCGCCGGTATCGGCAAGCTGGCCGACGCGTTTGTGATTCTGCTCAACATTGATGAGATTTTTTCCGACCGCGAACTTTCCATGATTGCCGGCCTGCGGCAACAGGTAGAGGAACAGGAGGAGTGA